The sequence GATAAAATAGCTCGCCTCATGCTATAGATGTGGCAGAAGAGATTTATTATGGGGAAAATCTTTCTGGGGATTAGTCCCTCCCATTTGTTTATATATAACAGAACATGATGGACTTTGTTAGGACATGCATGGTCTCACTGAGCATGTGTATTTGCTAATCTTTTCCATTATCTGAAACATTATAACAAGAAGTCCTGAATACTGTAATTTGGACATGTTTCATGTGTGCATTGTTGGGCTCTTGAATGTCTAGGTTTTATTTCTCGGATTTCTGACTTTATCTATTGCCACTTATCCATTGGTATGGGATTGGTAGATGGTCGGCTGTTTGGAGTAACCTGCTCTTTGCATGTGGTCTCGCACCTTGCAGCCCAATATATATGTACATCTGCTTCTTTAGCAACCTCATAGAGTCATAGTGTGTGTAAGGGTGATTTGGCAACTTTGTGGTGCAAAGGTGATTTAGGACCATAGAAAAATGCCTTTAGAAATATGAAATGGAAATGAACAGGCAAGAACATTGTCATTCAACAAAACCACTATGCCAGGCTAGCACAAGCATGTCCTTATTTAATTCGTGTAACCATGATTTTTTTTCCATTGTACTCCTTAGCACAAATTTCATCATTCAATAGTAGTTTAGGTTTTTATTTGCTTAATTCTTAATCTGACTTGAGGCCTATGTATGCATCAAGCTGCCCAGGAGTGTTGTTAGTGTGATGCTGTGAGCGCTTATAGATTTTTAGTTGTATGTATCTAATTCTTACTGCACTTTTTGTTGGCAATCATCAGAAGCTCTGATATGCAAGTATAGCAAAGCAGAGACAAATGTAATGAAGGTGGAGAGAAGGGGGGCCACagttcttcatcgcatcaatgcaAATAATATGTCTGGTCACACTTATCTGAAGTTTAGACAGTTTGATCGGATTGTCTTTAATTTTCCTCATGCTGGCTTCAAGGGAAAAGAGGAAGACATGCGTATGGTCAAGTATGTGCACTCCCATTCTGTGGTTATCTTTATTATCGCAGTTTAGATTGTTCGTGTAACTTTGAAATTACTTCCATATTTGTCTGTGGACCGATTGCATTATAAAGCTGTCTTAATGATTTTATTGTTTATAGTTCAGTGTTCCTGGGGCCTCATCTGTGTTAGGACCTAGGAGTTATCCTCTTGATCTTGGGTGGTTTTGTTTAGAATGTGCAGGTGCAATTGACCTTGGATAAAATCCATAGGAACACGGTCTCCTTTTCAATTTTGGTTCTAAACACTAGTTAATGTCTCTCACCGCTAAAATTTGAGTATAAGCTCTATGTACACATAAGAGATCCTGTGTGAGAACCTATAATGCAAGATGGCTCAGTGTTAAACTTGAGTGTAAAGCTCTCCATGTCACTGTCATTGTTTGAAACGCACTGTAGTTCTTTATGCTTATTGTCAGAACAAACAACAATTTGGATAAGTGGATATCTTAGCATATGTTTTTTTTGCAGCTTCACATGTTATCAAATCTTTTTTTCCATATTTGTTGAAAGCTTTGATCTGCCTCAACTCATCACGGGTTACTGCATACAAGAAAGAACCTCTTTTTTATCTGCCAGCGTGTACTTGGCTTGTGGTTTCTTATTTAGAGTTAACCCAGTAACCCTTTTCAGAAGCAAAACTTCAACAACCGACCTTTGTAACTCATTAACCTTGTCTTGTTGATTGATCTACAGCTCGCACAGGAAGCTTGTCAAGGGGTTCTTTGGTAACGCGCGACGCCTGCTTCAGCCTTACGGTGAAATCCACATCAGCCACAAGATGGGATATCCTTACGATGCGTGGGATCTCAAGCGACTGGCCTCGGAGTCGTTTCTTGATATGATTCGGATAGTTGGTTTCCACAAACACGACTACCCCGGCTATAACCAGAAGAAAGGAGATGGCCCAAGGTGCAACGAGCCATTTTACCTAGGTGTCTCCTGCACATTTAAGTTCTGCCTGATGTACTCCTACTAAGCTCTGCCTAAGAGGCAAAGAAGCTGAAGCTGAAGCTGAATGTGCATGTTATTTCTGCATTTTTGCCAACATGAGCAGGGCTATGTGAGCAATGCTGCGTCGGCATTTGGACTGCGACTGAAATGTAGGTAACTATTGAAGGTGCTTTAACGAGTTGTGGAAAATAGTTCTTTTGGGGTGAATTAGTGGCGGTATTTTGGTGAAGTTGATGTGGCACGACTTCTCTTGATGCGAAAAACACCTTTTGAGTGACATGGACATGTAGTGCATGCTGATGAGTGAATGAGGTATCATCCCATATTCCTATCACTCATCACTGTGTGGATTACTAATATGTATTGTGAATAGTATGGAACACATTGTGGTAAATTGCATTGGTTTGTCTACTCCTTTCCGTGGTCCTCTctgagttactccctccgttccgaattacttgtcgcacgtatggttgtatctagatgtattttagttttaaatacatccatttcagcgacgagtaatttgggacggagggagtatgatttatCAAGTTTTCATCCATCTCGGCCTTTTTTTTGACGAGtgtgaaaaataaaaaatattattaAAATGTTCAAATATATTATTGAAATTATAGCTGGCTAGTCTACCGTCCTATGAGCAGCATGAATAGTTGTTATCTCTAAGACCTCTCCACGATACAATAGTTGACTAGTTCTCACCGACGAAGAGGAACGCCATTTCTCAGTGGTGCATGCAATGCTATGAAGAGGAATGACGATGGAGGAAAGGATGTGGGGACGAAGTTGCTAAAACATTCAAGTTTTGGACTGTCTATGTTGCGGTCGACTTTTCCATTGACAGAACGCTAGATGGAATTGGGGCTTTGCTACATACACCTAAGGCCTCGTTTGGTAGGAGAGAGTCGAG comes from Triticum aestivum cultivar Chinese Spring chromosome 5B, IWGSC CS RefSeq v2.1, whole genome shotgun sequence and encodes:
- the LOC123116348 gene encoding heavy metal-associated isoprenylated plant protein 41 encodes the protein MGRRRRRGSGVRWLGHYSSAQSILVVGDGDFSFSLALAAAFGSGENIVATSLGSYEALICKYSKAETNVMKVERRGATVLHRINANNMSGHTYLKFRQFDRIVFNFPHAGFKGKEEDMRMVNSHRKLVKGFFGNARRLLQPYGEIHISHKMGYPYDAWDLKRLASESFLDMIRIVGFHKHDYPGYNQKKGDGPRCNEPFYLGVSCTFKFCLMYSY